aagacttCTTTATACGTtacaaatttgtttcttttttttttttacttctattaaaattaacttgtCGATATAGAGGAATCCGctgatttcgatttttattcaaacggaggggaaaaaaaaaaaagaaaaatgaaaacagaACAAGGAATAAACAGATCAGATAAGTTATCTAGACGCCACGTTCCTAGAGTTTATTTATGCTTCAATTCGATCGGGGGCAGCCAGTATAGGCTGCCTATGTATAGCTACAGAACCGCGTTAGTATGATGAGAAGGTATCGCGTGACGATTCGATCAGAGGGAATCGGATTGGTAAAAAtagaggaaagaaatttctaatagAATCAAAAAATAGAAGCTCGTCGAGACGCCCCTCTGATTCTAGAGAAATGAAATACATTCGAATTACAGTAACATTTGTCCTCTAGAAAAATgcgtgtataaatttttttttgattaattaaataatattacttgtCTTCTACACGACGTGACGAaagtaataacatttttttttcttttttttttttttacaaaagattACTAGAAGGTCAATAAAAAACAAACTATCGCATAAATTAGTTTTACACCAGCCAGTCGACAACGATAAATAAACGTTCTAACTAGCATGAAGCACGATGGTGCATCAAGCCAAATAAGCTTTGAGCCAGAATTGCGAGCGAAAGGGCATTAACATCGGTTTCTAAATTCGTAACTGTATCGTAGACAGTTTTCAACGCGATAAAATATCACTCGAGATTAGTCATATctctgttgaaaaaaaaaaaaattttctacctttatttttttcagttctTCGCAAAGCGTTCGACAGCTTTGACAGGGAGAAAAGTGGTAGCATACCCACTGATATGGTGGCTGATATTCTCAGATTGATGGGTCAACCTTTCAATAAAAAGATTCTGGACGAATTGATCGAAGAAGTCGATGCCGACAGTAAGTAGTTCAAATCCAATATTGATGAAACGTTATTATgtgatatctaaaattataattaaaattataatatgataatttaagataaatgttataattggTATAATGAAAgagtgaattaataaatttctgaatGAAATTCTACTTGTTTCTTCATAGAATCTGGACGTCTTGAGTTTGAGGAGTTTGTTACGTTGGCAGCGAAATTCATCGTGGAAGAAGATGCAGAAGCATTAGAGAAAGAACTTCGAGAAGCTTTCAGACTCTACGATAAAGAaggtaaaattatatgtttataatttttatttataacaatgtaatcttatttaactttatcttacttttctttttattatcttgcatctttttctatcattttgtagtttgttttatattataaggagaaaatataaaaatatagcgaAAGAATGAAAGGTTAAGATTTATCGtactatttcaatattttttttctactattttttcttaattaattttgacggtaattttttataaaattaatttttttttattaaaatattaacaatggataaatcattaaattctgAACTATAATCATTTgcgattttcgataaattatggATCGAAATAGTAGACAGAATAACAGAAAAATGGtgcaaaataagaataaaaaagatatattaaacgaGAATAGCCGAGAATAGCCAATTCTCCGAAATTTGTGCTGCGTAAAAACAGTACCGGTCTCCGTTTCGTTTCATGGGAATGAAAGCCGACCGAATTTGAGAAGACTTATGCCTCCGGGAATACGGCCAAGAAATGGGCTCGTTTCGTCATCGAAGTCTCCATGAATTACGATCGAGCCAAAGACTTTTagatgtacatatattaatgCGACTATtcgtttaagattttattatcctcttcattattagataataataaattatctttttcaattttattatccgaAAGACATCGTTGATACTCAAACAGAAACACTTTGTTATAGGAAATGGTTATATTCCGACTACATGCTTACGTGAGATCCTTAGGGAACTGGACGATCAATTAACAGATGAAGAACTGGATATCATGATTGAGGAAATCGATTCTGATGGATCTGGTACCGTTGATTTTGAtggtaagaaaaaatataataaattaataaatatttttaaaataatagaatttatttaatttagagaattagaatttatttaatatagattatacttatcgatttcgaaattattctcaTTGTGATCGATATtatgaaagtatttttaattatcgctATTTCAATTGTTGATAAAtgtattcgtaaaaatatagttagtagtcaattaaataatagtagAACATTTGTTGTCATATCGAAGAAGTTGCACATTGAATGCTTTTtcagtaatatatattgatggcagagtttatttacatatatatgtacataaatattattgaatcgagatacttaataatatatcactaTATATAGCacttaatataacattatttatgtacttattctaaagattaataatgttttaaaatttcgaaagtttttatttatcaaatattttttatttcgataatccatttttcttttcattaaatatttttttttttatcttctgtctaatatgaaaattattaaaatagaatttgcgTAAGATTTCAGTATATATTCAttgtttagaatattaaatcgtaatttaattttatgtaagatcactcaattttttaaattttctaatgattgcgaattgtaatatatttttatcctaatATATCCACTTCAACTTTAATACAGAAATTCTGGCATCTTCTTAGAACAACAAACAAAATGCATTGCGTAtcaacgataatttatttttgtgtaaCATTGCCAATAGTCACAAATACAAATGTCTCAAATTTGTCCATGGACATAATATAAGAGATGATTATATAGTTGTTTACTTTTGTTTGAATCAATTAcaaactatatattaatatctttttgatatatattacgaACATATAACTATTTTCTAAGTTCTAATCAGTGActaaaaacgattaaaaattgatgttatttctaattaatttataataaataatttattataaattattattgctatataaaagaacaaaataaataaatttttaattttttcattataatgttcaaaattaaaaaatatttttttaattaagacaattaaaaaatgtaacaactaaaaattttatctatatttaattttttaaatttgagcaattaaaatgttttgtttCAGAATTCATGGAAATGATGACCggagaataaatattcttacatGTTGATGATTCGTTACGATTCAAAGACAATACAAGTGCGACGATTACATTCAACTCTCAAACTAATTATCTGCgtgtcttttaaaaaaaaataaaaaaagttgcaATGCAAAAAAGAACGGTGCCTAAAAATGTGCAAAGGTTATGTCTTCCAATGTTATGACGCGTCTTCGTTTGTTGGCCATAACTCGGGACGATTTAAAATGTATGGCTTCAGTGTCATGGGAATGCGTCTacagatttttcttctattttaacGAGTactttaacttaattttttcgtaCGCAAGTTGTGATTATTGTGTATTGTTAACGTAATAAAAATCACGAGTTCCAATACATTTGCATCGCGCCTATTAAGTTTTTCATGGACAGTATTTATTTGTTGTTAATAAAAcactattaaaaagatatatattgaaatttatttttcttaataaaagttattaaaataataatttgcttatataattttcaggaaaaaaataaaatcaagtgATCGATTGcctaaactttttatttctttaacatttgatttataatcacAATAATTTGAGATTTCTTCATAATTGACATGTCAATAGTCATAAATGTAacatagtataatatttttaaaaaaatagagttGCTAACAATAGACTAGAATAACTATAATAGTGGCACTAATAAACTATAAAGttttactataaatttcttcttggaATCTTTGAAGTTCTCTAATTGCAAAAGAGCATTcgctaaacaaattttatatttttattagaatatattattagaatatatatgttaatgcaTCATGAGAGAGAATcaaatacatttgaaaataatgtatGACTTAGAATATTACTCGCATAAATGTGGACTAGACTATACAATCAGATATAGAGATTATAACTAGTTCAATTAggactaaaatttttttcttttcacaaagaattttcatagagaacttttattgataatttcaactattttttaaattttttaatattatattatatcagagcaataattccaatatttcattaattttattcgtgcAGTTGAGCTACCTTACTTCatatatactaatttatatttatctctatCAGAGTATTTGGAatgattctatatatttccaatGGTCCTCACATGCTTAAAATGataaacattctttttttacatatacatatatatatatacaacgatttttaaattgtaatattggtttatatatttttttatcttctctgtatttttttttttttttttaatcagaataaatagtaatgtttactagaaagattaaaacgggaaaaatataatttcatgcaCTTGAAAGTTCTGCGAATTGTGTGTGCgtctttgatatattattggctgagcaaaatatttgcaaaatagtattagaaaaataaagaaatttttttgatcggtAACTTGATTCTTCGTCATTCTTCGTCATTGTACGTACCGGAACCTTATACAAGAGTTTGCAAATCATCATCCTCCAAGTTTTTATTATCGGAGGGCGACGATAAAGGTCacattttaaacaaatgtGGAAATTCATTGCTAATTTCACGCACTGATTGTTGATCTTCTTGACTCTCTCCAGTTTCTTCACAGAATATTCTGTAACaaacatttttccattattatcttaataattatgattaaaataaaattataacaaatattaacctTGTAAAGCATTTCAAGAGATCTTCTGAACGATATTTATGTTCATTATAGCTCGACGTACGTAATACTCTTCGACATAATTCCAAATATTGTCTacgctataaaataaaaaattatatgttttttctatattgataataaaattttgtatatctttCAATACCTTATCACCGGGAAACATATCGTATAATTGACGcaatataatatcgattaaaacaaATACGTCATTTGTATAGAAGAGGCCTGCTGTAACATCGTTGCTGAATAGGTCGATAAATAGTTTTAGTACAGAATGAGGTGGCGACGGTTCGTGATCGAATATTCGCACAGGATCCTCTGTAATGGATCACAGATTcgctgaaatttatttattttatgtaaaaatatattattttgttttaccttctctattaaataaaagtaagatCTTTTCAGTAAAATTTTTTGCCACTGTTCTTTCCTTTAACGCATTCAAAACTATATTTTCCGAGTTAGtgaattgtaaattgtatgataatattaaatttacaaataaatccgGAATTTGATCTTCCAAGTCCATATCAGGaggattttctattaaatccaaaataaatgttataaaatctGGACCTAATTgttctgtaataataaaatttgaagaattatattttgtaacaaataaaaaggaaGGTGGGAGAAGTGGGATAAAAATACAACAGATATAACACATTACCTACTTTACTCACCCAAATGTGTAACTGGCATAGGTTCACCCATTGAAAAAATCATAGTAAGtaataatgaagaataatttaattttgttacatttCTGGAATTACTCCTCATATCTCTATTGAAAGATACATGTTAAATTGTTAATCAAATatcatatgaatatgaatgtaCTAAACATTACCTTGCTAATTCCATAGGTAATATACTATTTAACATTATAGTTAAGATAACAGAATCTAAACTACACATTACTCCAAATGATTGCAAGAGTAATTGCCTAATAGTCCATCTTGGTTCcatttgataatattgtatCAGTATATTAACTCCATTATATTGATTCTGCTGTAAAACATATCTAGATACGTTTGCATCTGCATTGGTCTGTAAAATTAACACaagttatataattgatttgaaaacaatattatatttttttaatgtaatatttaacataccAATATAGAAGTAAGTTCCTTTATATAATCAACAATAATAGATTCATCTTCATAAAGCATCCAATTTCTCTGTTGAGAATCTTCTTTACAAGAAGTAAGCTCTGTAAAAATCACTTTCAATCTATTAGCATCATATGTTTCCTCTATGCTCATTTGTGATACAGTAAATGGTGTTTCTAATTGATGCAATAATGCATCAAAATAATGGCTCACATTTTGAGGCAATAATTGTTGCAGGCCAGAAACAACTACTGTTACTGCTACTTTTGACATTTCATAACTTAATTGAGTATTCCTACGTACTTGGTCAAGTAATTGATAAGCAGTATGAGAGTTAATATCACATAatgaagtttttttctttataggtGAACTAATGGGGGTATGTTGAGAATTACTCTGAGAAGGACTTTTACGAATTtctgtttgaattttttgcgTCTCAGAAGAAGATTGACGTGAAAGAGATTGTACCCTTTGATCATTTATAGATGTACGTTGACATTGTGAAACAACTGgtgcttcttcttttcctataTTAGTATGCATAGTTGTCTGTGCTGTCATGTATGAAGTATTACTCTGAACAGTACTAATATCTCCATCTTGAGTATTACAAACAACCGATGAACATATTTCTTTAGGTGTTGTGCTTCCAAAATCAGGAGGCATTGGAGCTTGTTTCTTAGGTTTCTTGTTAGTTTCTGcttgtctctttttttctattaatctcAAAAGAAGATCTTGCTTGTCTAAATGCAATCCAGTCTGTTTTTTAGTTTCAGTTTTCACATTTTCTATACAATCTTCTAGAAATTCAATCAATACTTGAGATGGaacctaaaaaatatttaatttttaatcttctttagATTTTCAATTACTTATTACAATAATCTTATTACTTTTACAGTGGTGACGTAATTCGAGGGGATATATCCAATTTGACCGTCCTTATTAACGACTTGCCACCAATTTCTTTGTTTAGTATTGctctgatataaaataaaataatcgccCTCTTGAAAACTGAGGGTTTTTGCGAATGTAGCCTTGAAATCGTAGAGAGCTTTAAGCACTTCATAATTCTCTGTATtaaatgattgataaaaaatattagataaaaaaaatgcagaAATTGATAATTGCAGAGAAATCGATCATCCGACTTACCTAACCTCATGGAATTGTCACCCATGATCACGTATTGAAATGGAAAGTGATATTTGTTCTCAAAGAGACAACGCCCAGGTGAGAAGTAAACGGGCGGAGAACCGCCTACCTCCGTTCACTAATTTCACTTTCATTCCTGCTcgacatattatttttttacggtGTCTTTTTTTGTTGGCTAACTATATAGATGAATTCGAGAGGGCCCTCTATATCGTAAGATTGGCATAAGCCGAATGTGAATGATGCTAAATTGAAATAGCAATATGATACGAAGACTTCTCAACGCATGGgcagattaaaattttgcatatatacTTCTATATCTATAAAACCATTTCAAGATATGTTGAAGTTAGCTCAAATAAAGCAATagcaatatatttcttaaatataatatagcagtgaaaaaattgaaattgtatttaatttaattatatttaaatatagatatcgtaggtatttttaaatatagatatcgcgaatagagattttaaatagttatCAAATAATCTTGCAAAAAAGACTATcttgaatcaatttataacgtaaatttcattaaattacttGTACGTTataatcgattgaaattaCTCAGTGggtaataaagttataaatttgaaactaaAATAGTTTTCGCAATGTCTTTTAACCTGAAATAGAAATTGcaatatagaagaaattctaaattgaaccatattttacatttaacgtGATAAACCATATGAATTTCGTAAAGAGCAATAATCTGGGTACTATCCAATTCCAATTATAATGttctatcatataatattcggATTTCAAACGTAATTGGTAAAACGATAGGGTAAGCTTAAGAATATTAGCGACAgtgaaataatcaataaaattaatatttaacactattagtagaaatttatatattttatggctgttcataaacaaaaaattgtttatatatcattttgtgtatattatagaacgtgtgaaataaatttattattgtatttaaagaaattttatgtgAAATAACATGAGCTCGTAATGTATCATTTGAAAGATGTAATTGTAAACAAACATCAGTTCAACTTTActtaacgaaattttaaacaatttatgttaaaatgattataatataatatatgtaatatttatataagtggaattaaaattttatattatggcAAATAATTTgcttattaaatgaatataacgtGAAAACGCATGTTACAATTCATGGATTATTTTAACGAaagtaagtattattttttttataataattaattatatatgtatattataagttatttattatatttcttaaattatcattcaaaaaattatattatcaaaacataacctttattattaaaatatacaaacaaaTGCATTattgttcgattaaaaataataacatattgtttaaattgttcttttataattgtaaaaattataatacattaattacaGCATTTTATTGAAGATATTATCCGTCACGATGCCAGgcaaaataaaagtgaaaatattgGCGGGTCGCAATCTGCCAGTAATGGATCGTTCTGGTGATACGACGGATGCATatgtcgaattaaaatttggcaatataacatttaaaacgGACGTATGTAGAAAATCACTTAATCCCCAATGGAATTCAGAATGGTACAGATTTGAAGTTGATGATTCTGAACTGCAAGATGAGCCATTGCAGATCAGATTAATGGATCATGATACTTATTCTGCAAATGATGCAATAggaaaagtttatataaatttaaatccattATTGTTACCTGGTGTTCCTCCtactgttaaaaatatttggacaTTAGAAGCTGCAATGAATACTAATGCTGGATCTCAAGGtggtatgtatttattttttacgttaaaaggttcaattaaatttaacaaaattttatttcaggtTCTGTTATGACTGGATGGATACCAGTATATGATACAATGCATGGAATTCGTGGTgaagttaatattattgttaaagtaGAATTATTctctgattttaataaattcagacAATCCTCTTGTggagtacaatttttttattgtaaatacacaaaatatttattgaatattaaaaattatttttttataatataattatattatattatataatattcttccaGCACCAAATATACCTCATGGATATCATACTCAAAGTATACATGGTTTTGTAGAAGAATTAGTTGTTAGTGACGATCCTGAATATAAATGgattgataaaataagaacACCCAGAGCTTCAAATGAGGCAAgacaaacattattttttaaattgagtgGAGaagttcaaagaaaaattggattgaAAGCTTTAGATCTTGGTGGAAATGCTGTTATTGggtaaattaaagatttatagtactggaatattaattaaataaaatttttattaaattatttttttttaattaggtacttacaaaattttgatttagaaGGTGAATCTGGTATTGTAGCTCGAGGTATAGGTACAGCTGTTACACTTGTGAAATTGCAAGATACTTTGAATCTTCCATCTGATAATATAGAAGAGTAAGTATATGTAATActgtttattatattgcatttaattcaattttttgtagATCAGTTCTGCATCATTGTGATCTAATCCTgacatttttaaactttaagtgcttctataatataatgctaaaaatatattaaagtgtTCTGTGTTGTGAATCATAATGCTGATTATTTAATCTGAGAAATGAAGTTTATCTTGCACtttttgtagaaatttttattatactgcTTGTTATTAACTAAGTGCATGTAAAATATAgctctaaatattattttaagacattaaaatattaattattttattttttttatagtgatgtatttattaaatttttattatttaaaaaagagttttttaacgttatatttcgtatttattgactaatatatatttattatttcatttctaaatagTTCAAAGTCTGATGCgtttatgtataaatgaataaaatgattctgataatttatatatcactgGCATATAATTCAAGTGCATTAGATCTCATTTCAACTTCTATTGGGTGTCCTATGTCTTTAGAATTATTACTtacatcaaaaatatataaatattttagaacttttatctttatttctatattctgtttacataatatattatttattttaataaaaagaaatttcatttctcgatGAGTTTGCCAGTGTACAGATGTAGACTATAAAAgttgcaataatattttataaacttctaATCaacatatcatttttttaggaCACCCGGTATATAGAAGCTAGATCGAGGTCTGATGCGCGTGCATTAAAGCCAGGACGAAGTGTATAGAAAACGGAGCACTACAATAGACTGGAATAACTAGGTATGCTACACGCGCATCCAACTTTGATCattgagataaaaaattataatcgctaattaaatgaaaaatattggaattttcatACAAACTAATTAggttttcttgtttttatcTATTTGCATGTGTCTATATAGGGCATTATTTTCACAACACAAAGCACGAAAGGAACATACAGGATTCGATGAGAATATGCCGCTATATCCCGTTACTTCCACAAATATCCTTAATCCTTTTTCTGCAACACGAACCACGCGCATAAAGGATAATTGGTCTCATCGTTTAAAATTGTCCAAAAGTCCTCGACGAAAATTTGTATGTCCTTGtcgtaaattaaacaatacaaGATCTATTGAAAActcatcaaaattaaatgatgTAAGAAAAACCACAGTTTCGTATCCAATTTTAACTGAATCAATCGTTCAAGATCCATCTATAAGAATGATGTTAGCATTGGAAGATGAAAGAggtgaaaatacaaaaaatatattggatgttcgtaaaaatttgaagagatTATTCAATACAAGTGATacagaaaataaatctaattctcGATTAAATAGTTTAACTGGATcctctattataaatattaaatatccaaaaaaagataaaatatttaaggaCAATACAATTAAAACAGGTGTGACAGCTCTGATAAAGTCAATACATAATATACCTTTagaaaatgttaaagaaaatCATCAATCGATAACATATTCTATGTGTGATAATATGAAAGAAtgcattgataaatataaggaaaatattgaaaataaagaagagtTTAAAGAtgaaacttataatataactCTGAAAACACAGATGAAAAACGAACATGAATCttcatttgaagaaaatacatCTAGCTCTAATAGCTTTTCAGATGAATCTTCGATTGATAGTGCtagttacaatattttaaatgattcaaaattttcaattgaagaagaaatagaagctatgaatgaatttaacaaattttgtgGAGCCAATACATATcctccattaaaaaaaaaattgtcacaaTTACGATTGCAAAAAACAAATAGTGATATGTATCTTCTTCACAAACGAAGTACATcttcatttacaaaatatttatctatgcaTCAAATATTGACacataatgttaattttacaattacggaaaataaaaaaaattatacccaaaaaacaataacattttctaatgaagataagaaaaatgaaaaagttctAACAAGTTCGCAACAAAATGCTGATATCTCGCAAGATTTCACTTTTGCACTTGCAATGAGTACGCCTACAGAAATTCAACCTCCTTTTTTCTCAAAAGTTCAAGAATCTGATTCTTCAGTTGTTGATTcagcaaaaaaattaactatttttgttactgattctgaaaaatttaaagaatgcaataaaatttctataaaagaagaatctgAACATACTTCGACGAATGCAAACAATACGAAAgatgatgaattattttatgctGATAATTCTGAAGTATCAATACCTACATGTTCGATGCTAAGTGACATtgagaataaagataaaatagaaatgcaTAAACAAATTGATAAAGATCAAAAATTTCCTTCTATAATCGAACAAGTGGATGAAATCACTTTGcaagattcttttaaaaataaacaacatTTTGAAAGATTAGAGGAAtgcgaaatattaaaattgacttTATCAACACAATCACTTCCATCATTACAACAGTATCAATtctctaatataaaatcaaatagagaagatataaacaaaaaattaagtccagaagttatattaaaaacttcaTCTAGCATTGAAAGTTTGATACAGTCTTCtggtaatgaaatttttgatttgcaTAAGGATAGACAACGACGTATGTtagatttgattaaaataattgatacgaAAATGATGGTACATTCGTCTCATCATAACGATAATGATAgttatttaagaaagaaaaaacgaaataaattatataataaaaattttaattctcggAATTTATCTTCTCAAAATTTGCATAATCAGTTTTTAAGAAAACGTTTCCAAAATAACAAACATGCAAAAATTATGCGCGTGCCTTCGTtttctaaagatttttttttaaataaatctgtaCCTACATTAATTACACCTGATACCTCTTCCTATAATTCCTCTCTTGAAAGTATAATCATTCATGATCCATTAGTTCAATCACATTTATGCAGAACAACTGaatcattttcttcaaaagatAGTTTCATAACCAAAAGATCTACAGTCAATCTATGCGACGTTTCTAcaagagaattaattttagatactCATAGCaacaattcatttaaaaataataataatattatagaactGAAGCAACTAAAGCCAAAAGATACTAACTATTCAATGTCATCTACATCTGTAGATCATGTGGTACATGAGAATCATAGCATTTGtaatataagagaaatattagaTCAAGAATTAACTAATATTACTAACACTGCTAATATAACTTGCAACTCGTATGTGTCCCCTCCTTCCCCCAATCATAGGCAACAAGATGAGGCATCTCTAAGTCCATCTTATCCACTTCCGGCTGTTCCTCCTATGGTCTCAAAAGTATGTCAGTTACCAACAACTAAGGCACAACCCACTGCTTCATTGCATCGAAGATCCAGTGATTCTGATTTGAGTGTTACTCCAAAAGGTaaactttcttaattatacattaattacatactattattaaaataaatgcatctttctttaaaatatttgaattgtaatttaatattataatttatataattgttattgataATACTATGATTGATTTCACTTTAATTGTGAAATCCATTGATTtgtagataatttattatagattaaatttcaaatttgcaaCTGGTGACTCATAAAGTGAATTAGAATTTCCACTTTTATATCACtttatgagattttttttttttttaaaagtgaacattttgtttttagattagtttctttttttataacaattagaatattataggCAATTCATTTGGAGCAAATGATAGATCAGTGActggattattaaaaacttcgaCTGCCGTAATACGAACCATGAATCAAGATGCATTTGAAATGCTAGAATATCCATTTATTACAATGCAACAGTATCCATCAGGATTTATTT
The window above is part of the Apis mellifera strain DH4 linkage group LG11, Amel_HAv3.1, whole genome shotgun sequence genome. Proteins encoded here:
- the LOC726875 gene encoding C2 domain-containing protein 5 isoform X2 produces the protein MPGKIKVKILAGRNLPVMDRSGDTTDAYVELKFGNITFKTDVCRKSLNPQWNSEWYRFEVDDSELQDEPLQIRLMDHDTYSANDAIGKVYINLNPLLLPGVPPTVKNIWTLEAAMNTNAGSQGSVMTGWIPVYDTMHGIRGEVNIIVKVELFSDFNKFRQSSCGVQFFYSPNIPHGYHTQSIHGFVEELVVSDDPEYKWIDKIRTPRASNEARQTLFFKLSGEVQRKIGLKALDLGGNAVIGYLQNFDLEGESGIVARGIGTAVTLVKLQDTLNLPSDNIEEALFSQHKARKEHTGFDENMPLYPVTSTNILNPFSATRTTRIKDNWSHRLKLSKSPRRKFVCPCRKLNNTRSIENSSKLNDVRKTTVSYPILTESIVQDPSIRMMLALEDERGENTKNILDVRKNLKRLFNTSDTENKSNSRLNSLTGSSIINIKYPKKDKIFKDNTIKTGVTALIKSIHNIPLENVKENHQSITYSMCDNMKECIDKYKENIENKEEFKDETYNITLKTQMKNEHESSFEENTSSSNSFSDESSIDSASYNILNDSKFSIEEEIEAMNEFNKFCGANTYPPLKKKLSQLRLQKTNSDMYLLHKRSTSSFTKYLSMHQILTHNVNFTITENKKNYTQKTITFSNEDKKNEKVLTSSQQNADISQDFTFALAMSTPTEIQPPFFSKVQESDSSVVDSAKKLTIFVTDSEKFKECNKISIKEESEHTSTNANNTKDDELFYADNSEVSIPTCSMLSDIENKDKIEMHKQIDKDQKFPSIIEQVDEITLQDSFKNKQHFERLEECEILKLTLSTQSLPSLQQYQFSNIKSNREDINKKLSPEVILKTSSSIESLIQSSGNEIFDLHKDRQRRMLDLIKIIDTKMMVHSSHHNDNDSYLRKKKRNKLYNKNFNSRNLSSQNLHNQFLRKRFQNNKHAKIMRVPSFSKDFFLNKSVPTLITPDTSSYNSSLESIIIHDPLVQSHLCRTTESFSSKDSFITKRSTVNLCDVSTRELILDTHSNNSFKNNNNIIELKQLKPKDTNYSMSSTSVDHVVHENHSICNIREILDQELTNITNTANITCNSYVSPPSPNHRQQDEASLSPSYPLPAVPPMVSKVCQLPTTKAQPTASLHRRSSDSDLSVTPKGNSFGANDRSVTGLLKTSTAVIRTMNQDAFEMLEYPFITMQQYPSGFILHIGGLVSSRSVKLLERISNLEEPESRDAWWKEVRMEVRSHARALACNVVIGYREETSICDDVCVLNAYGTAAIINLHSSNQESDNVFISKGQSGSGANPTEAEREKAQQKSVPVKVEKSDTDTSVPNLIQTSKTRHISESRDHEIQFQSKCSLCHLPYNEASVPFRVNVSKCAICKRARVPDVMFTTIELPENLLTIGRGCIIQATACKAKKDLRGELNAKEISDCLPFLEYELHSLLLNKLKVKGMNAIFGLKLQVSVGERLIIGMAVGTAVFLTALPTPSIPQIASGNSWHKEEQLAEIQKTLVETVKQNREFYRLKPVGDIENGRVTTSDTDESDDDLPDLDFSVGPRDTCVLEVDDIEDMDRISLLMDDRPPEDFHVVNTQTIPGLDDLEIVRNLQMFTQISRTKIPAGQFASMPSKFFARLLQSVYFKLRRMIPCALCDMQFKLALPEPDEIQFTVIGMALGLGDPIKMNKSKKKMISHSASKDQVKKLDDTDMIFNLDVDHTEVSSDNASSSNLNLTTLHSMPSLKSRTRSPLRSKIHTTRRHKHVPLKGRYGVDITPLSYLPGGRIERYLGNLNFFFIRESTSIRENGGLSGFTHSFVMEILAIVRAHITALGGNAMVAFFMTKCVLLHSPHKNQGQCLINVGGDVVSVSYFADEKQCGVSNC